Proteins co-encoded in one Saprospira grandis genomic window:
- a CDS encoding TrmH family RNA methyltransferase: MPKHPRDRFISVYGRKPVLELLEQNPLPKIHSIRLDKKAKGPTIAAILKKLKQLGLEAERVKSEEVHRISKNPKQDQGIVVDVENSAMDDFSDFFQGPLPSKMAFLALDGVTTPGNLGLIIRSATAFGLALLLPRKGSAKLSPLVVKASAGVLFKSQIVGCERLGPALKMAKAAGFKVYALAGGGSSNFYQTQFADRAIFIMGNETEGVGAHLAQYIDEYCHIPMWNAVESLNVACAATTVAAEYARRQL; the protein is encoded by the coding sequence ATGCCAAAACATCCTAGAGATCGCTTTATTAGCGTGTATGGACGCAAGCCTGTTTTAGAGCTGCTCGAGCAAAATCCCCTGCCCAAAATTCATAGCATCCGCCTCGATAAAAAGGCCAAAGGACCCACTATTGCCGCTATTCTCAAAAAGCTGAAGCAATTGGGCCTAGAGGCAGAACGTGTGAAGAGCGAAGAGGTGCACCGCATTTCTAAAAACCCTAAGCAGGATCAAGGAATTGTGGTGGATGTAGAAAATAGTGCTATGGATGATTTTAGCGATTTTTTTCAAGGCCCACTGCCTAGTAAAATGGCTTTTTTGGCCCTAGATGGGGTAACCACTCCGGGCAATTTGGGCCTGATTATTCGCTCGGCTACGGCTTTTGGTCTAGCTTTGCTCTTGCCCCGAAAAGGCAGCGCCAAGCTTAGCCCACTTGTGGTAAAAGCTTCTGCTGGGGTGCTGTTCAAAAGCCAAATTGTGGGCTGCGAACGTCTAGGCCCCGCCCTAAAAATGGCCAAGGCAGCCGGCTTTAAGGTCTATGCCTTAGCGGGAGGTGGCAGCAGTAATTTTTACCAAACCCAATTTGCCGATCGGGCCATATTTATTATGGGCAATGAAACCGAGGGCGTAGGGGCGCATCTGGCCCAATATATAGATGAATACTGCCATATTCCGATGTGGAATGCCGTAGAGTCTTTAAATGTGGCTTGCGCAGCCACCACCGTCGCTGCCGAATATGCCCGTCGTCAACTCTAA
- a CDS encoding IscS subfamily cysteine desulfurase — protein MSDKRLVYLDNSATTPVDPRVLEEMLPYFQDKFGNAASRNHSFGWVAEDAVDQARERIAKLLGADPREIIFTSGATEGVNLAIKGVANMYRRKGNHIITAKTEHKAVLDTCKALERQGMEVTYLDVNRQGLIDLEELRAAIKDTTILVALMFANNEIGTIQPVKEIAKICAENKTLFFSDATQAVGKVPVDVKDMGIHILAFSGHKIYGPKGVGALYVSRKNPRVKLTAQIDGGGHERGMRSGTLNVPAIVGLGKACELAGEEMEAETVRLQALRDKIDHELLQMEEVVLNGAKESRLPQLTNISFKHVEGEGLMMTFNENIALSSGSACTSASLEPSYVLKALGLGDDLAHSSLRISLGRFTTEEDVDYAIERIRDGVNHMRSLSPIWEMYQEGIDLDSVEWSEH, from the coding sequence ATGAGCGATAAAAGACTTGTGTATCTGGACAATAGCGCCACCACTCCTGTAGACCCTAGAGTTTTGGAAGAAATGTTGCCCTATTTTCAGGATAAATTTGGGAATGCGGCCAGCCGCAACCACTCCTTTGGCTGGGTAGCTGAGGATGCAGTGGACCAAGCACGCGAGCGCATTGCTAAATTATTGGGGGCCGACCCCCGTGAAATTATTTTCACTTCTGGTGCCACCGAGGGCGTTAATCTAGCCATCAAAGGGGTAGCCAATATGTACCGCCGCAAAGGAAACCATATTATTACGGCCAAAACAGAGCATAAAGCGGTTTTGGATACTTGTAAAGCTTTGGAGCGCCAAGGCATGGAAGTAACTTATTTGGATGTGAACCGTCAGGGCTTGATTGACTTGGAGGAATTGCGTGCAGCCATTAAGGATACAACCATTTTGGTGGCCCTTATGTTTGCCAATAATGAAATTGGGACCATTCAGCCCGTAAAGGAAATTGCCAAAATCTGTGCAGAAAACAAAACGCTTTTCTTTAGCGATGCCACTCAGGCCGTGGGGAAAGTACCTGTAGATGTAAAAGATATGGGCATTCATATTTTGGCCTTTAGCGGACACAAAATTTATGGCCCCAAAGGCGTAGGTGCACTTTATGTGAGCCGCAAAAACCCTAGAGTTAAATTGACTGCTCAGATTGATGGCGGTGGACATGAAAGAGGGATGCGTTCTGGAACCCTAAACGTGCCTGCTATTGTTGGTTTGGGTAAGGCCTGCGAATTGGCCGGCGAAGAAATGGAAGCGGAAACGGTTCGCTTGCAAGCTTTGCGCGATAAAATTGACCATGAATTGTTGCAAATGGAAGAGGTGGTCTTGAATGGCGCCAAAGAAAGCCGCTTGCCTCAATTGACGAATATTTCTTTTAAGCATGTGGAAGGGGAAGGACTCATGATGACCTTCAATGAAAATATTGCCCTTTCTTCTGGTTCTGCTTGTACTTCGGCCTCTTTGGAGCCCTCTTATGTACTCAAAGCTTTGGGATTGGGAGATGATTTGGCGCATTCTTCTTTGCGCATCAGCTTGGGTCGCTTTACTACAGAAGAAGATGTAGATTATGCGATTGAGCGCATCCGCGACGGAGTGAACCACATGCGTTCTTTGTCTCCTATCTGGGAAATGTATCAAGAAGGAATTGATTTGGACTCTGTAGAATGGTCTGAACACTAA
- the iscU gene encoding Fe-S cluster assembly scaffold IscU, which yields MAYSEKLLDHFKNPRNVGTLDKNKNTVGTGLVGAPECGDVMRLQIEVSEDGIIQEAKFKTFGCGSAIASSSLATEWLKGKSVDEAASIDNMAIVEELELPPVKIHCSVLAEDAIKAAIKDYQEKNAKA from the coding sequence ATGGCTTATTCTGAAAAATTGCTCGATCACTTCAAGAACCCTCGTAATGTAGGCACCTTGGACAAGAATAAAAATACGGTAGGTACTGGCCTTGTCGGCGCTCCTGAATGTGGCGACGTGATGCGTCTCCAAATTGAGGTAAGCGAAGATGGCATTATCCAAGAAGCCAAGTTTAAAACCTTTGGTTGTGGCTCTGCTATTGCCTCTTCTTCTTTGGCCACCGAATGGCTCAAGGGAAAGTCTGTAGATGAAGCCGCTTCTATTGATAATATGGCTATCGTGGAAGAGCTCGAGCTTCCTCCCGTAAAAATTCACTGCTCTGTTTTGGCTGAAGATGCCATTAAGGCAGCCATTAAGGATTATCAAGAGAAAAATGCCAAGGCCTAA
- a CDS encoding HesB/IscA family protein, with protein MIYVADSAKEKIQEIKEQEQLGDEFFIRVSVTSGGCSGLSYKMDFDNESQTEDQVFEDKGVKVVTDLKSFLYLFDTTLHFSGGLNGKGFYFENPNAARTCGCGESFSL; from the coding sequence ATGATTTATGTAGCCGATAGTGCCAAGGAAAAAATCCAAGAAATTAAGGAGCAAGAACAACTTGGCGATGAGTTTTTTATCCGAGTCTCTGTGACGAGCGGAGGATGCTCTGGCCTTAGCTACAAAATGGATTTTGACAATGAGTCGCAAACCGAAGATCAGGTCTTTGAAGATAAGGGCGTAAAGGTGGTTACAGACCTCAAGAGCTTTCTTTATCTTTTTGATACGACCCTGCACTTTTCGGGCGGGCTCAATGGCAAGGGGTTTTATTTTGAAAACCCCAATGCTGCTAGAACCTGTGGCTGTGGCGAAAGTTTTTCGCTCTAG
- a CDS encoding S8 family serine peptidase, translating to MSWIGLIFIWTFASLSLWLLFKEEAHIRKYFGPSFIASFLIFLAYHLVLPSTFGYIRLAVYLFILFGGAFVLNIFSNNKIAFLSLLGASVFGLYQLDVQGLNLFFGQKATAENLDPQSELLIELEEGQTPKLLDKLAAKYGFSYEPAFKLQNPEQTDLDDFYALNIPESALDQLSEIEEELKGLQGVESLEENEILQLWEPQSAAAISRSPKQPLLNDPGIAKMWAYEALNYNGLHRLLQEEGIRPKKKARIFILDTGVDAKHEDIKDQYRSVSSEYDKDVQGHGTHCAGIAAAVSNNGKGVASAFPSSDFVELSSIQVFPRSGGTTQRRIINAMLLAADKGADVVSMSLGGPSSDERQKAYEEAVRYVNKKGGIVVVAAGNNGFDARRIVPASVNGVITVSALDPQLRKASFSNEVQHLNYGLAAPGVDIYSTMPNSKYDNMSGTSMATPYVAGTLGLLRALHPQLTTKEAYELLVKTGKQTADGQKTGPLIQPMQAVKALK from the coding sequence ATGAGTTGGATAGGATTGATTTTTATTTGGACCTTTGCCTCTTTGTCGCTTTGGTTGCTCTTTAAGGAGGAGGCCCATATTCGCAAATATTTTGGCCCTAGCTTTATCGCCTCTTTTCTGATTTTCTTGGCTTATCATCTGGTTTTGCCAAGCACCTTTGGCTACATTCGGCTAGCGGTTTATCTCTTTATTTTGTTTGGGGGAGCCTTTGTGCTCAATATTTTCTCCAACAATAAAATCGCCTTTCTCTCTCTTTTAGGGGCCAGTGTTTTTGGCCTTTATCAGCTAGATGTGCAGGGCCTCAATTTGTTTTTTGGCCAAAAGGCCACTGCCGAAAACCTCGATCCACAATCAGAGCTATTGATTGAATTGGAGGAGGGGCAAACGCCCAAATTGCTAGATAAATTGGCGGCCAAATATGGCTTTAGCTATGAGCCCGCATTTAAATTGCAAAATCCAGAGCAAACGGATTTAGATGATTTTTATGCCTTGAACATTCCAGAATCAGCTTTGGACCAATTGAGCGAGATTGAAGAGGAGCTCAAAGGGTTGCAAGGGGTAGAAAGTTTGGAGGAAAATGAGATTTTGCAACTTTGGGAGCCTCAAAGCGCTGCCGCAATTAGTCGCTCGCCCAAACAACCTTTGCTCAATGATCCTGGCATTGCCAAAATGTGGGCCTATGAAGCTTTGAATTATAATGGGCTGCACCGCTTGTTGCAGGAAGAAGGGATCCGCCCCAAGAAAAAGGCGCGCATCTTCATTTTGGATACAGGCGTAGATGCCAAGCATGAAGATATTAAGGACCAATATCGCTCTGTGAGTAGCGAATATGATAAGGATGTTCAGGGCCATGGAACGCATTGCGCAGGAATTGCCGCCGCTGTTTCTAATAATGGTAAGGGTGTGGCTTCGGCTTTTCCCTCTTCAGATTTTGTGGAGCTAAGTAGCATTCAGGTTTTTCCTCGCTCAGGAGGAACCACCCAGCGCCGAATCATTAACGCCATGCTCTTGGCTGCCGACAAAGGGGCCGATGTGGTGTCTATGTCTTTAGGTGGCCCCTCTAGCGATGAGCGCCAAAAGGCCTATGAAGAGGCGGTCCGTTATGTGAATAAAAAAGGCGGTATTGTGGTTGTTGCTGCGGGAAACAATGGTTTTGATGCCCGTCGGATTGTACCCGCTTCTGTAAATGGGGTAATTACGGTTTCTGCTTTGGACCCTCAATTGCGCAAAGCGAGCTTTTCTAATGAGGTGCAGCACCTTAATTATGGTTTGGCGGCTCCTGGAGTAGATATTTACTCGACTATGCCTAACTCTAAGTACGATAATATGAGTGGAACCTCTATGGCTACGCCTTATGTGGCGGGAACCTTGGGGCTTTTGCGAGCGCTTCATCCGCAACTGACCACCAAAGAAGCTTATGAGCTATTGGTAAAAACAGGAAAACAAACAGCCGATGGCCAAAAAACAGGCCCATTGATTCAGCCTATGCAGGCCGTAAAGGCCTTGAAATAA